Proteins encoded in a region of the Flavobacterium sp. MDT1-60 genome:
- a CDS encoding glycoside hydrolase family 97 protein — protein sequence MSFKYVLCLCLLGFLKLSAQSVVKSPDGKLKVSLSVSNGMPLYSITYNEKTFLENSPLGLKTSVGDFTTGLVLKADVNQNKIDETYELPNIKQRNVHYEANEAVFSFSKENKPAIDVIFRVSNNNVAFKYKIYPQKEVLSCVVQEEASGFILPEGTTTFLCPQSKPMTGYARSAPSYETSYTLDAPMGKNGMGEGYTFPCLFKVKNNGWVLISETGVGSGYCGSRLIGGDKGLYTIGFPMPGENNGNGTTTPGLSLIGETPWRTITLGETLAPIVETTIPFDLVKPKYEASQTYQYTKGSWSWIMKMDGNTTFPVQKQYIDFSAAMGYETILIDALWDTQIGKDKIAELAQYGAGKGVGLYLWYNSNGYWNDAPQGPRGIMDNSIIRRKEMAWMKSIGVKGIKVDFFGGDKQVTMKLYEDILTDANDFGILVIFHGCTLPRGWERMYPNYAASEAVLASENLHFGQASCDNEATNASIHTFIRNTVGSMDFGGSALNKFYNSDNIPNKGSKRRTSDVFALATAVLFQSGVQHFALAPNNLTDAPAWAIDFMKEVPTTWDEVRFLEGYPGKYVVFARRKGTKWYIAGINAQKETLKVKLKLPMLASGTALRYYFDDEDLNGKIKTITLKNNNEVEITIPCNGGVLLLN from the coding sequence ATGAGTTTTAAATATGTTTTATGTTTATGTCTGTTAGGTTTTTTAAAATTAAGTGCGCAATCAGTCGTAAAGAGCCCTGATGGTAAACTTAAAGTTTCTCTTTCTGTCTCTAATGGAATGCCTTTGTATAGTATTACATACAATGAAAAAACATTCTTAGAAAATTCTCCGCTTGGTTTGAAAACGAGTGTTGGTGATTTTACAACAGGATTAGTTTTAAAAGCAGATGTAAATCAAAATAAAATTGATGAAACCTATGAGCTGCCTAATATCAAGCAGCGAAATGTACATTATGAGGCCAATGAAGCCGTATTTTCTTTTAGTAAAGAAAATAAACCCGCCATTGATGTGATATTTAGAGTGAGCAATAACAATGTAGCTTTTAAATATAAAATCTACCCGCAAAAGGAGGTGCTGTCCTGTGTTGTGCAGGAAGAAGCTTCTGGTTTTATACTGCCTGAAGGAACTACAACATTTCTTTGTCCGCAAAGTAAACCCATGACCGGGTATGCCAGAAGTGCTCCTAGTTATGAAACCTCGTATACATTAGATGCTCCAATGGGCAAAAATGGCATGGGTGAAGGTTATACATTTCCTTGCCTTTTTAAAGTAAAAAATAATGGCTGGGTTTTAATTTCTGAAACAGGTGTTGGCAGTGGTTATTGCGGCAGCAGATTAATTGGAGGTGATAAAGGATTATATACTATCGGATTTCCGATGCCGGGAGAAAATAATGGAAACGGAACTACAACGCCAGGACTATCACTTATTGGTGAAACGCCATGGCGAACCATTACTCTTGGAGAAACCCTTGCCCCAATTGTAGAAACCACTATTCCTTTTGATTTGGTTAAACCAAAATACGAAGCCTCGCAAACCTACCAATATACAAAAGGTTCCTGGAGCTGGATCATGAAAATGGATGGTAATACTACTTTTCCGGTTCAAAAACAATACATAGACTTTAGTGCTGCAATGGGATATGAAACGATCTTAATTGATGCACTTTGGGATACTCAGATAGGAAAAGATAAAATTGCGGAACTGGCACAATATGGTGCGGGAAAAGGTGTTGGTTTGTATTTATGGTATAATTCGAATGGGTATTGGAATGATGCACCTCAAGGACCAAGAGGGATTATGGACAATTCAATAATCCGTCGTAAGGAAATGGCCTGGATGAAAAGTATTGGTGTAAAAGGGATCAAAGTAGATTTTTTTGGAGGAGACAAACAAGTAACCATGAAATTATATGAAGATATCCTGACAGATGCGAATGATTTTGGCATATTGGTAATTTTTCACGGTTGTACATTACCAAGAGGCTGGGAGCGAATGTATCCAAATTATGCCGCCAGTGAGGCCGTTTTAGCCAGCGAAAATCTACATTTCGGACAAGCCAGTTGTGATAATGAAGCCACGAATGCCTCGATACATACTTTTATTCGCAATACGGTCGGAAGCATGGATTTTGGCGGAAGCGCCTTAAATAAGTTTTATAATAGTGATAATATTCCCAATAAAGGTTCGAAACGAAGAACTTCTGATGTTTTTGCTTTGGCTACTGCAGTACTTTTTCAGAGTGGAGTTCAGCATTTTGCATTGGCACCCAACAACTTAACGGATGCACCTGCCTGGGCTATAGATTTCATGAAAGAAGTGCCGACAACCTGGGATGAAGTTCGTTTTTTAGAAGGATATCCGGGTAAATATGTAGTGTTTGCACGTCGAAAGGGAACCAAATGGTATATAGCAGGGATTAATGCCCAAAAAGAAACCTTAAAAGTTAAACTAAAACTACCTATGTTAGCTTCCGGTACAGCATTAAGATACTATTTTGATGATGAAGATTTAAACGGAAAAATAAAAACAATAACGCTTAAAAATAACAATGAAGTTGAAATAACAATCCCTTGCAATGGAGGAGTGCTGTTGTTGAATTAA
- a CDS encoding hybrid sensor histidine kinase/response regulator transcription factor yields MSPKNCFRVIVILFFIVNNLFSQNIFENYQFRLVNKETSKSGIYTIAQDQFGIMWIGTNGAGLYKFDGVNYVAYEQNSNVSNSINSNLIYATYVDVHNRLWIGTDEGLCLYNRDLNTFENIDIQKKAKKEAVISVKSIIEDNNGNLFLGTFNGGLLKLDIKTREITSVKLDVPNPANYLINSLVKDKNGTIYLGTNFGLKVVDLVKNEVKKVNASNDNQILSGNIVSMFMDSQQNLWIGNGYKGLVKVNLNSKQAVSYPITKKRIMSILATDPKTILCATENDGLIIVNDQGIVQKKYINSKFDIRSLSSNSVWSLFLDKERRIWLGYYNKGLGVFDKINSKVNIIESLPGNSQSLQTNCVTGIAKDNEGQLWISMEGGGVDVYNLKTKKFKHITKSDNSFYSGLTNDNITKVFIDKKQNIWLSSWNEGIFLLKKGSRSFINYNTKNTNLTSDNIMSITEDSRGVIWIGTFSKGLHYYTPSDGQFHHCNSKPFYNVMNLDIRNVMVDSDDAVWVGSTTGLYKVTTKDFVTFSVVSFRDKMSEKLKNHKSTHTINTLYEAKNKEIWIGTDGAGLFSYNKKTDNLKWYINFKGLHEKSLSSIVESNDGGIWLSGKKGITRLDLKNKTTFNYSIYDGLLGNDFNNNSVLKDENGVLYFGSYEGLNYFNPTNLVKSKKQLPIYFTDLKLFNKSVGPLEKNSPLIKVISQTKKIILRHDQSVFTIDFIAINYSFPARNEFAYYLEGFEDSWNYVGNKRSATYTNLAPGNYIFKVKAAEKNGVWSQRPLELKIEILPPWWKTSFAYLFYTLLLLAAIYFANQYYQNRFKQKQMIEFEKTKAIQIEKLNNKKLQFFTNISHEFRTPLTLILNPLGDIIKNYSANLPEGVLNKLQTIQKSSDRLSRLINELMDFNQLQFNKMTLQLQLIEVVSFTREIVSYFDEEAFSRGIKLQFETNKTVLKDWIDPKMFEKIIFNVVSNAFKVTPDNGKITVKIVVYNELIHFPLIDSTTAYPSFEVIVEDTGSGLDKKDIKKIFDRFYQVNNLNKAYYGSTGIGLEVVRGFVELHKGIIEVESELGVGTTFKLLFPVGKEFFNESEILLEEFKKEKKMSFTPIVEKEEIQLEHDQEKQDRIYTILIVEDNVELRNYLKNELKKEYKVLVAENGQVGLELALQKLPDLILTDVIMPVMSGLELCKSIKADLKTSHIPLMMLSAKALVKDRLEGIDSGADMYLSKPFDMDILRSSLVQLINSRQIMFNKFYNGITPKAKEKTTTLDNDFIKNVLHYINENISEPELSVEDLASRVFLSRSQLYRKIKTLTGVSVNEFIRNVRLEKAKELIELGNDNITEISYKVGFSSPSYFTKCYKDKYGYLPTHNKR; encoded by the coding sequence ATGTCCCCAAAAAATTGTTTTAGAGTTATTGTCATTTTATTTTTTATAGTAAATAACTTGTTTTCTCAAAATATATTTGAAAACTATCAGTTTCGTTTAGTAAATAAAGAGACTTCAAAAAGTGGTATTTATACCATTGCACAGGATCAATTTGGGATCATGTGGATTGGAACAAATGGTGCGGGCTTATATAAATTTGATGGAGTAAATTATGTCGCTTACGAACAAAACTCCAACGTTAGTAATTCTATCAATAGCAATCTAATTTATGCAACTTATGTAGATGTACACAACCGGTTGTGGATTGGAACTGATGAGGGATTATGTCTTTATAATCGAGATTTAAATACATTTGAAAATATCGACATTCAAAAAAAAGCAAAAAAAGAAGCCGTAATTTCTGTTAAGAGTATTATTGAAGACAATAATGGAAATCTTTTTCTAGGAACTTTTAATGGAGGTTTACTAAAACTAGATATTAAGACAAGGGAAATAACTTCGGTAAAACTAGATGTTCCTAATCCGGCAAATTACCTTATTAATAGCCTGGTAAAGGATAAAAATGGAACAATTTATCTGGGTACCAATTTTGGTTTAAAAGTAGTAGACCTGGTAAAGAACGAGGTTAAAAAAGTAAATGCCAGCAACGATAACCAAATTTTATCGGGTAATATAGTCTCTATGTTTATGGACAGCCAGCAAAACTTGTGGATTGGCAATGGATATAAAGGGCTGGTTAAGGTAAATCTAAATTCTAAACAGGCTGTTTCTTATCCGATTACTAAAAAAAGGATTATGTCAATATTGGCAACAGATCCTAAAACAATTCTTTGTGCAACAGAAAATGATGGCTTAATCATTGTAAACGACCAGGGTATTGTTCAAAAAAAATATATAAACAGCAAATTCGATATTCGTAGCTTAAGTTCAAATTCTGTTTGGTCTTTATTTCTGGATAAAGAGCGTAGAATCTGGCTGGGTTATTATAACAAAGGTTTAGGTGTTTTTGATAAAATAAACAGCAAGGTAAATATAATCGAAAGTTTACCTGGAAATTCCCAATCCTTACAAACCAATTGTGTTACCGGTATTGCAAAAGACAATGAAGGGCAATTATGGATTTCTATGGAAGGTGGAGGAGTTGATGTATATAATCTTAAAACTAAAAAGTTTAAACATATTACCAAATCCGATAATAGTTTTTATTCCGGATTAACAAACGACAATATCACAAAAGTATTTATTGATAAAAAACAGAATATTTGGTTATCCAGCTGGAATGAAGGGATTTTTCTTTTAAAGAAAGGAAGCAGAAGCTTTATTAATTACAATACAAAAAACACGAATCTAACCTCAGATAATATTATGAGTATTACGGAAGATTCCAGAGGTGTAATTTGGATAGGAACTTTTTCAAAAGGTTTACATTATTATACTCCTTCAGATGGGCAATTTCACCATTGTAATTCCAAACCATTCTATAATGTGATGAATTTAGACATCAGAAATGTGATGGTAGATTCAGATGATGCCGTTTGGGTAGGTTCAACAACGGGTTTGTACAAGGTTACTACAAAAGATTTCGTTACTTTTTCGGTGGTTTCTTTTCGTGATAAAATGTCTGAAAAGCTCAAAAATCATAAAAGTACGCATACTATCAATACTTTATATGAGGCTAAGAACAAAGAAATTTGGATTGGTACCGATGGCGCAGGTCTATTCAGCTACAATAAAAAAACAGATAATCTAAAATGGTATATAAATTTCAAAGGGCTTCATGAAAAGTCACTTTCATCTATTGTCGAATCTAATGATGGGGGTATTTGGCTAAGTGGGAAGAAAGGAATTACCCGACTGGATTTAAAAAACAAAACGACCTTTAATTACTCTATATATGACGGTTTGTTAGGAAATGATTTTAATAACAATTCAGTTCTGAAAGATGAAAATGGAGTACTATATTTTGGAAGTTACGAAGGCCTAAACTATTTTAATCCTACGAATTTGGTTAAAAGTAAAAAACAGCTTCCCATTTATTTTACAGATCTAAAACTTTTTAATAAATCAGTTGGACCTCTTGAAAAAAACTCGCCTTTAATAAAAGTAATATCTCAAACAAAAAAAATAATCCTGAGACATGATCAGTCTGTTTTTACCATTGATTTTATTGCAATTAATTATTCTTTTCCTGCGAGAAATGAATTTGCCTATTATTTAGAAGGCTTTGAGGATTCATGGAATTATGTTGGTAATAAGCGCTCGGCAACTTATACAAACTTAGCGCCGGGTAACTATATTTTTAAGGTTAAAGCAGCAGAAAAGAATGGAGTTTGGAGCCAAAGACCATTAGAATTAAAAATTGAAATTTTACCGCCCTGGTGGAAAACATCTTTTGCTTATTTATTTTATACGCTATTGCTATTAGCAGCCATTTATTTTGCCAATCAATATTATCAAAATCGTTTTAAACAAAAACAAATGATAGAATTTGAAAAGACAAAGGCGATTCAGATTGAAAAATTAAATAATAAAAAATTACAATTCTTTACCAATATCTCTCACGAGTTTAGAACACCGCTGACTTTAATTTTAAATCCATTAGGAGATATAATTAAGAATTATAGCGCGAATTTACCAGAGGGTGTATTGAATAAATTGCAGACAATTCAAAAAAGTTCTGACAGACTTTCTAGATTAATCAATGAGTTAATGGATTTTAACCAATTGCAGTTTAATAAAATGACACTACAATTACAACTAATCGAGGTGGTCAGTTTTACAAGAGAAATTGTCAGTTATTTTGATGAAGAAGCGTTTAGTCGTGGAATTAAGTTGCAGTTTGAAACTAATAAAACAGTATTAAAAGATTGGATAGATCCAAAAATGTTCGAAAAAATTATTTTTAATGTAGTTTCAAATGCTTTCAAGGTTACTCCGGATAATGGCAAAATAACAGTAAAAATAGTAGTTTACAACGAATTGATTCATTTCCCTTTGATAGATTCAACTACTGCATATCCTTCATTTGAGGTTATTGTTGAAGACACCGGTTCCGGATTAGACAAAAAAGATATAAAGAAAATTTTTGACCGTTTCTATCAGGTGAATAATTTAAACAAAGCCTATTATGGAAGTACAGGAATTGGATTGGAAGTGGTTCGCGGATTTGTAGAATTACATAAAGGAATAATTGAAGTAGAAAGTGAATTAGGAGTTGGTACCACTTTTAAATTGCTATTTCCTGTTGGAAAAGAATTCTTTAATGAAAGCGAAATTCTGCTTGAAGAATTCAAAAAGGAGAAAAAAATGAGTTTTACGCCAATTGTAGAAAAAGAGGAAATTCAATTAGAGCATGACCAGGAAAAACAAGATCGAATTTATACCATCCTGATTGTGGAAGACAATGTAGAACTGCGGAATTATTTGAAAAACGAGCTCAAAAAAGAATATAAGGTTCTGGTTGCAGAGAATGGGCAGGTTGGTTTAGAATTAGCATTACAGAAATTACCTGATTTGATTTTAACAGATGTAATTATGCCTGTTATGAGTGGTTTAGAATTGTGTAAAAGCATTAAAGCCGATTTAAAAACCAGTCATATTCCGTTAATGATGTTGTCTGCAAAGGCATTAGTTAAAGATAGATTAGAAGGAATTGATTCGGGTGCAGATATGTACTTAAGTAAACCTTTTGATATGGATATTTTAAGATCCAGTCTGGTGCAATTGATCAATAGCAGACAAATTATGTTTAATAAATTCTATAACGGAATTACACCAAAAGCGAAAGAGAAAACAACGACTTTAGATAATGATTTTATAAAAAATGTATTGCATTACATTAATGAAAATATTAGCGAACCTGAGTTAAGTGTCGAAGATTTGGCCTCCAGAGTATTTTTAAGCAGAAGCCAATTGTACCGAAAAATTAAAACACTAACCGGTGTATCAGTAAATGAATTTATTCGCAATGTTCGTTTAGAAAAAGCTAAAGAATTGATAGAATTAGGTAATGATAATATAACCGAAATTAGTTATAAAGTTGGTTTTAGCTCTCCTTCGTATTTTACAAAATGTTATAAAGATAAATACGGCTATCTGCCAACACACAACAAACGATAG
- a CDS encoding TonB-dependent receptor, protein MMLKLKFAIIALLMISYQNVMAQSKTIQGVVTDPAGFPLPGASVNVEGSKNSASTDFDGKYSLKGVNPTDKIIYSYVGLVTQTITVGTRTTIDVTLVESAQNLQEVVVAYGAQKRSKVTGAISTVSSKDITAVPITNAESALQGRAAGVTVVNGAPGSSPTVSIRGLATMGNSAPLYVIDGVLTGNLSGLSPNDIESMSVLKDASTTALYGSKAFNGVIMVTTKKGKKGPGQLNFSTYAGFQTITKRYDVLDTQQYLQYAKALGSDLTARAAQFGNTNTNWQDQIFQDGIMQDYNLSFSSGTDNSTSRYSAEYLKQEGAVISTGFERYSFRANNTQNIGKLTVGSNIGLSFSETNPERASGGRTLLEHAIKMAPYLPVYNANNVGGYQGPSTADGQDAENPVRVANLGYQKINGLSIIGNIYGELQIYKGLKFRSQVSLDYYTSDDHTFIPGYEDGSAHKQAYSSTAETNSKGQTIVFDNSLTYKTTIADKHNLEVLGVITKIENKSKNLIASSRYYISNDIDQLRLQDANLSSSNIEANNLGYIGRINYDYDEKYLLAVSGRRDASSRFGSNNRYGNFYSIAVGWNIAKESFMADSVFSTLKLRASTGTTGNDRIDDYQYSSSLAANYTYPFNGAAGAGVTAGRAANPDLKWESKNDRNIGLDFGLFDEQFTGSFEYFNNKSSDILFAVPLPASVGSAGGGTQIQNIADVKVHGFEVSLGYNDRKGDFTWSAVANLGTSKNEVTALAPGVTSVLGGPAVRAGLENFSRLEVGQPLFYFYGYQTNGIYQNQAEVTAALGAGQTTVQPGDIRFVDRNGDQVINSDDKTNIGNPYPDFTYGLNLTAAYKKFDFNCFITGVQGNDVFNANKFDLQAMSRLFNASTEVQDRSIVVNGVVTNPSATLPRALGASQNWSSASQRYVEDGSYTRLKNVTIGYTFSGDTFSNYFSHIRFYVSAQNLVTITDYSGLDPEVARVDANANSAGIDIGRYPQPKSVIFGLDVTF, encoded by the coding sequence ATGATGTTAAAATTAAAATTTGCAATAATCGCATTGCTAATGATAAGCTATCAGAATGTGATGGCACAATCAAAGACCATACAGGGTGTGGTGACTGATCCTGCAGGATTTCCTTTGCCTGGTGCCAGTGTTAATGTAGAAGGTTCAAAAAATAGTGCATCAACAGATTTTGATGGTAAATACTCTTTAAAAGGAGTTAATCCAACAGATAAAATAATATATTCTTATGTTGGCTTAGTTACACAAACTATTACCGTAGGTACTCGTACTACAATTGACGTAACATTAGTAGAATCTGCACAAAATTTACAGGAAGTTGTTGTGGCCTACGGTGCTCAAAAGAGATCTAAGGTAACCGGAGCAATTTCAACAGTAAGTTCAAAAGATATTACGGCAGTTCCTATTACTAACGCAGAATCGGCCTTACAAGGTAGAGCAGCGGGTGTTACTGTTGTAAATGGCGCACCTGGTTCAAGTCCTACTGTTAGTATTCGTGGTTTAGCTACAATGGGAAATAGTGCACCTTTATATGTTATCGACGGAGTTTTGACAGGTAATTTATCTGGATTAAGTCCGAATGATATTGAATCAATGTCAGTTTTAAAAGATGCCTCAACAACGGCTTTATATGGTTCGAAAGCTTTTAACGGGGTAATTATGGTAACTACTAAAAAAGGAAAAAAAGGCCCTGGTCAATTAAACTTTAGTACTTACGCGGGTTTTCAAACTATTACTAAAAGATACGACGTTTTAGATACACAACAATATCTGCAGTATGCTAAAGCTTTAGGAAGTGATTTAACGGCAAGAGCAGCTCAATTTGGTAATACAAATACAAATTGGCAAGACCAAATCTTTCAGGATGGCATAATGCAGGATTACAATCTAAGTTTTTCAAGCGGTACAGATAATTCTACAAGCCGCTATTCTGCTGAATATTTAAAACAAGAAGGAGCTGTTATTAGTACCGGTTTCGAACGTTACTCTTTTAGAGCGAATAATACTCAAAACATAGGTAAATTAACCGTAGGAAGTAATATTGGATTGTCTTTTAGTGAAACTAATCCGGAGCGCGCCTCAGGAGGAAGAACATTATTGGAACATGCTATTAAAATGGCACCTTATTTACCGGTTTATAATGCAAATAACGTAGGTGGTTACCAAGGGCCTTCTACAGCTGATGGGCAAGATGCAGAAAACCCGGTTCGTGTTGCCAATTTAGGATATCAAAAAATTAATGGATTATCTATAATTGGAAACATTTACGGTGAATTGCAAATTTATAAAGGCTTAAAATTCAGATCACAAGTTTCTCTAGACTATTATACAAGCGATGATCATACTTTTATTCCTGGTTACGAAGATGGTTCAGCTCACAAACAAGCCTATTCTTCAACAGCTGAAACAAACTCTAAAGGACAAACCATCGTTTTTGATAATAGTTTAACATACAAAACTACTATTGCTGATAAACATAATTTAGAAGTATTAGGGGTTATAACTAAAATTGAGAATAAGAGCAAGAATTTAATAGCAAGCAGCCGTTACTATATTTCAAATGATATAGATCAGTTGCGATTACAGGATGCGAATTTAAGTTCTAGTAACATTGAAGCCAACAACTTAGGTTATATAGGTCGTATTAACTATGATTATGATGAGAAATACTTACTGGCTGTTTCAGGACGTAGAGATGCTTCTTCTCGCTTTGGGTCTAATAACCGTTATGGTAATTTCTACTCGATTGCTGTAGGTTGGAATATTGCAAAAGAAAGTTTTATGGCAGATTCTGTTTTTAGCACTTTGAAACTTAGAGCGAGTACAGGAACAACAGGTAATGACAGAATAGACGATTATCAATACAGTTCATCTTTAGCGGCAAATTATACCTATCCGTTTAATGGAGCTGCAGGAGCAGGTGTTACTGCTGGTAGAGCTGCAAATCCGGATTTGAAATGGGAGTCTAAAAATGACAGAAACATTGGTTTGGATTTTGGTTTATTTGATGAACAGTTCACAGGATCTTTCGAATATTTTAATAATAAAAGTAGCGATATTCTTTTCGCAGTGCCGCTTCCTGCTTCTGTAGGTTCAGCTGGTGGAGGAACTCAAATTCAGAACATTGCCGATGTGAAAGTACACGGATTTGAAGTATCACTTGGATACAATGACAGAAAAGGAGATTTTACATGGTCAGCTGTAGCTAATTTAGGTACAAGCAAAAACGAAGTAACCGCTTTGGCTCCTGGTGTAACTAGTGTGTTAGGTGGTCCGGCAGTAAGAGCAGGTTTAGAGAACTTCTCACGACTGGAAGTAGGTCAGCCATTATTCTATTTTTATGGGTATCAAACCAACGGAATTTATCAAAATCAGGCAGAAGTAACTGCAGCTTTAGGGGCAGGTCAGACTACTGTACAGCCTGGTGATATTAGATTTGTTGATCGTAATGGTGATCAGGTAATCAACTCAGATGATAAAACAAATATCGGAAATCCGTATCCTGATTTCACCTATGGTTTAAACCTTACGGCAGCGTATAAGAAATTCGATTTTAACTGCTTTATAACCGGAGTTCAGGGCAATGATGTTTTTAACGCGAATAAGTTTGATTTACAAGCTATGTCACGTTTGTTTAACGCCAGTACAGAAGTTCAGGACAGATCAATTGTTGTAAACGGAGTGGTTACTAATCCATCTGCTACATTGCCAAGAGCGCTTGGTGCAAGTCAAAACTGGTCTTCAGCAAGTCAGCGATATGTTGAAGATGGTTCTTACACGAGATTAAAAAATGTTACTATAGGATACACCTTTTCAGGAGATACGTTCAGTAACTATTTTTCACACATAAGATTCTATGTAAGTGCGCAAAATCTTGTTACAATTACAGATTATTCTGGTTTAGATCCTGAAGTTGCACGTGTAGATGCTAACGCAAATTCTGCCGGAATTGATATAGGAAGATATCCACAACCAAAATCAGTAATTTTTGGACTTGATGTTACATTTTAA
- a CDS encoding RagB/SusD family nutrient uptake outer membrane protein, which translates to MMRKIKYIVVVLLGILTINSCNDNDLELTNPNQLSPETFFKSEAQVQSAVNAAYANLQTRGLYARHIFFALDNMAQENKGNPQLEGNKKPFLNFSFDASSDIIQFYWETCFLGISKANFVLDNEDKIQALSTSVLTQEKKNKFLAEAHFLRAYYYFLLVPRFGDLPLYTKQTIVGAPRSPKAEIYKLIEADFDFASKNLLSKNVEDKGRATKEAAFAYLGKALLYQKKYDEALAAFNKVTGFSLEANFYNNFMDETEHGPESIFEIEYDEKLGVADKWGSDTAGDGVAESTLRGQEYGNLGWYNVYPSDNILDEYEPGDKRFGETFYVPGSKYNNGANTMTAANFSSSEGLRRAGWKKYQNYYKRTDENLDSSINFKVMRYSDVLLMMAECESMRAGGVQATAIGYINQVRFRANVPLLPLTLTKAQVFTALVHERKVELAGEQVRFDDIIRWGIASTELAGTGFKAGRSELWPIPNRETSSNPNIKPSDNNPGY; encoded by the coding sequence ATGATGAGAAAAATAAAATATATAGTTGTAGTATTGTTAGGAATTTTAACAATAAATTCATGTAACGATAATGATTTAGAATTAACAAATCCAAATCAATTATCCCCTGAAACTTTCTTTAAATCAGAAGCGCAGGTGCAATCTGCAGTAAACGCAGCCTATGCAAACCTGCAGACAAGAGGGCTCTATGCCAGACATATTTTCTTTGCTTTAGACAATATGGCTCAGGAGAATAAAGGAAATCCACAATTAGAAGGGAACAAAAAACCTTTCCTGAATTTTTCTTTTGATGCCAGTAGTGATATTATTCAGTTTTATTGGGAAACCTGCTTTTTAGGAATATCCAAAGCAAATTTTGTATTAGATAATGAAGATAAGATTCAGGCTTTATCAACTTCAGTTTTAACACAAGAGAAAAAGAATAAATTTTTAGCAGAAGCCCATTTTTTAAGAGCATACTATTATTTCCTATTAGTGCCTCGTTTTGGTGATTTGCCTCTTTATACAAAACAGACTATTGTAGGTGCACCAAGAAGTCCTAAAGCGGAAATCTATAAATTAATTGAAGCTGATTTTGACTTTGCATCTAAAAATCTTTTAAGTAAAAACGTAGAAGATAAAGGAAGAGCAACCAAAGAAGCTGCTTTTGCCTATTTAGGAAAAGCATTATTGTATCAAAAGAAATATGATGAAGCTTTAGCTGCTTTTAATAAAGTTACAGGATTTAGTCTGGAGGCTAATTTTTATAACAATTTTATGGATGAAACGGAGCATGGTCCTGAATCTATTTTTGAGATTGAATATGATGAAAAATTAGGAGTAGCTGATAAATGGGGGAGCGATACTGCCGGAGATGGTGTTGCTGAATCAACGCTTAGAGGTCAGGAATACGGTAATTTGGGTTGGTATAATGTATATCCGTCAGATAATATATTAGATGAGTATGAGCCAGGTGATAAACGTTTTGGGGAAACTTTTTACGTACCGGGATCTAAATATAATAATGGAGCTAATACTATGACAGCTGCTAATTTCTCTTCTTCAGAAGGACTTAGAAGAGCAGGCTGGAAAAAATATCAAAACTACTATAAGCGTACTGATGAAAATCTGGATTCAAGTATCAACTTCAAAGTGATGCGTTATTCAGATGTATTGCTTATGATGGCAGAATGTGAAAGCATGAGAGCCGGTGGTGTACAGGCAACTGCTATTGGTTACATTAATCAGGTTCGTTTTAGAGCAAATGTACCTTTATTGCCATTAACACTTACAAAAGCACAGGTTTTTACTGCTCTTGTTCATGAACGTAAAGTAGAATTAGCTGGTGAGCAAGTTCGTTTTGACGATATAATTAGATGGGGTATTGCCAGTACTGAATTGGCGGGAACTGGTTTTAAAGCTGGTAGAAGTGAATTATGGCCAATACCGAATAGAGAAACATCTTCAAATCCAAATATAAAACCTAGTGATAACAATCCTGGCTACTAG